From one Leifsonia soli genomic stretch:
- a CDS encoding LysR substrate-binding domain-containing protein produces MFDPVLLQTFLAVADTRSFTKAAGRLGISQPTVSQHIRKLEQAAKRQLIARDTREVRLTDNGDAMAGFARAILAAHAEADSYFSGSAMRGRLRFGAADDLAITTLPRILRHFRQQNPQINLELTVDQSGPLHRKLKAGQLDLIFIKQTPGTTEGAVVATDELVWMGQEKTVLDPDGPVPLISYQGPSLSRQAAIDALEASGRTWRITCNTREVNGVLAAVRAGIGVAVFPRSLIPTDLIKVTNRFGLPELGHVDFTLLSNPSAAREPVDALTTAILARAVSRVA; encoded by the coding sequence ATGTTCGACCCCGTCCTGCTCCAGACCTTCCTCGCCGTCGCCGACACGCGCAGCTTCACCAAGGCCGCCGGGCGGCTCGGCATCAGCCAGCCGACCGTGAGCCAGCACATCCGCAAGCTGGAGCAGGCGGCGAAGCGGCAGCTGATCGCCCGCGACACGCGTGAGGTGCGACTGACCGACAACGGGGATGCGATGGCCGGCTTCGCCCGCGCCATCCTGGCCGCGCATGCCGAGGCGGACAGCTACTTCAGCGGTTCGGCGATGCGCGGGCGGCTGCGGTTCGGCGCCGCCGACGATCTCGCGATCACGACCCTCCCGCGCATCCTGCGCCACTTCCGCCAGCAGAACCCGCAGATCAACCTGGAGCTGACGGTCGACCAGTCCGGTCCGCTGCACCGCAAGCTGAAGGCCGGGCAGCTCGACCTCATCTTCATCAAGCAGACGCCGGGGACGACCGAGGGTGCGGTGGTGGCCACCGACGAGCTGGTGTGGATGGGGCAGGAGAAGACCGTGCTCGACCCGGACGGGCCCGTCCCGCTCATCTCGTACCAGGGTCCGAGCCTCAGCCGTCAGGCCGCCATCGACGCCCTGGAGGCCTCCGGACGCACCTGGCGGATCACCTGCAACACCCGTGAGGTGAACGGAGTGCTGGCGGCGGTGCGCGCCGGGATCGGTGTCGCCGTCTTCCCGCGATCCCTCATCCCGACCGATCTGATCAAGGTGACGAACCGCTTCGGGCTGCCGGAGCTGGGCCATGTCGACTTCACGCTGCTGTCGAACCCGTCGGCCGCCCGGGAGCCGGTGGATGCGCTGACCACCGCGATCCTGGCGCGCGCGGTCAGCCGCGTCGCCTGA
- a CDS encoding cation:proton antiporter has product MEPAVSSVVLVPLLGVLAALLTTAVGRFVKIPLVVFEIVLGLIIGPSVLGWVPETGGLDAIANFGLAFLFFMAGNEIDFPAIAGRPIRRASLGWLFSLVVAIVLATLIAGSIVPGVYIGIALTSTALGTLMPVLRDAGEMHTPFGRVVTAIGAVGEFGPLLAISLFLSGRKPLAAALVLIGFAVIAGAAIWVASRGGHERFHRLVRATLHTSGQFAVRFVVCVIAALVGLSIALGLDMLLGAFAAGVLCRILLSGAKPEDAHHIESKLEAVAFGVLVPVFFINTGIGFDLKALLGDPRALILLPIFLVLLLLLRGVPASFSAPPGSTFRDRAALTLFSATGLPIIVAVTAIGVREHDLPVGTATALVGAGMLSVLLFPLIALTLRRSSADGGIRPSDPDAVPIEG; this is encoded by the coding sequence ATGGAACCCGCCGTTTCGAGCGTCGTGCTCGTCCCCCTCCTCGGCGTCCTCGCCGCGCTCCTCACCACCGCCGTCGGCCGGTTCGTGAAGATCCCCCTGGTCGTCTTCGAGATCGTCCTCGGCCTGATCATCGGCCCGAGCGTCCTCGGCTGGGTGCCGGAGACGGGCGGGCTGGATGCGATCGCCAACTTCGGCCTCGCCTTCCTGTTCTTCATGGCGGGCAACGAGATCGACTTCCCTGCGATCGCGGGCCGGCCGATCCGCCGCGCCTCCCTCGGCTGGCTGTTCTCGCTCGTGGTCGCGATCGTGCTCGCCACCCTCATCGCCGGCTCGATCGTCCCCGGCGTCTACATCGGCATCGCGCTGACCTCGACCGCCCTCGGGACGCTGATGCCGGTGCTGCGCGACGCCGGCGAGATGCACACGCCGTTCGGCCGGGTCGTGACCGCGATCGGCGCCGTCGGCGAGTTCGGCCCGCTGCTCGCGATCTCGCTGTTCCTCAGCGGCCGCAAGCCGCTCGCCGCCGCCCTGGTGCTCATCGGCTTCGCGGTGATCGCCGGTGCGGCGATCTGGGTCGCCTCCCGCGGCGGCCACGAGCGCTTCCACCGCCTGGTGCGGGCGACGCTGCACACCAGCGGCCAGTTCGCCGTCCGCTTCGTGGTGTGCGTCATCGCGGCCCTCGTCGGGCTCAGCATCGCGCTCGGGCTCGACATGCTGCTCGGCGCGTTCGCGGCGGGGGTGCTCTGCCGCATCCTGCTCTCCGGGGCGAAGCCGGAGGACGCGCACCACATCGAGAGCAAGCTGGAGGCGGTCGCGTTCGGCGTGCTCGTGCCGGTCTTCTTCATCAACACCGGCATCGGGTTCGACCTGAAGGCGCTGCTCGGGGACCCGCGCGCGCTCATCCTGCTGCCGATCTTCCTCGTCCTGTTGCTGCTCCTGCGCGGCGTGCCCGCCTCGTTCTCGGCCCCGCCCGGTTCGACGTTCCGCGACCGCGCCGCCCTCACGCTGTTCAGTGCGACGGGGCTCCCGATCATCGTGGCGGTGACGGCGATCGGGGTGCGCGAGCACGACCTCCCGGTCGGCACCGCGACGGCCCTGGTGGGAGCCGGGATGCTGTCGGTGCTGCTCTTCCCGTTGATCGCCCTCACCCTGCGGCGGTCGTCGGCGGACGGCGGCATCCGGCCGTCCGATCCGGACGCGGTGCCGATCGAGGGGTGA
- the nadE gene encoding ammonia-dependent NAD(+) synthetase has protein sequence MRELQAQIIEELHVRPEIDPAAEIERRVGFLVDYLRSTGAAGFVLGVSGGQDSSLAGRLAQLAVERLAAEGTDADFIAVRLPYAVQRDEEDAQLALSFIQPKNSVVFNIQRGTDGVEDEYADALGEPMSDFVKGNVKARIRMVAQYAIAGQRTLLVIGTDHAAEAVTGFFTKYGDGGTDILPLSGLTKRQGKQLLAHLGAPARLYEKAPTADLLDLNPGQTDEDNLGLTYADIDDFLEGKDVADEVAEALEARYRATEHKRQPPASMFDSWWGEGSYSR, from the coding sequence ATGCGCGAACTTCAGGCACAGATCATCGAAGAGCTGCACGTCCGTCCGGAGATCGACCCGGCCGCCGAGATCGAGCGGCGCGTCGGCTTCCTGGTGGACTACCTCCGGTCGACGGGGGCGGCCGGTTTCGTCCTCGGCGTCAGCGGCGGCCAGGACTCCAGCCTCGCCGGGCGTCTCGCCCAGCTGGCGGTCGAGCGGCTCGCCGCGGAGGGCACCGACGCCGACTTCATCGCGGTGCGGCTCCCGTACGCGGTCCAGCGGGACGAAGAGGATGCGCAGCTGGCGCTGTCGTTCATCCAGCCGAAGAACTCGGTGGTCTTCAACATCCAGCGGGGCACGGACGGGGTGGAGGACGAGTACGCGGACGCGCTCGGCGAGCCCATGAGCGACTTCGTGAAGGGCAATGTGAAGGCGCGCATCCGCATGGTCGCGCAGTACGCCATCGCAGGCCAGCGCACGCTGCTCGTCATCGGCACCGACCACGCAGCGGAGGCCGTGACCGGCTTCTTCACCAAGTACGGCGACGGCGGGACGGACATCCTCCCGCTCAGCGGCCTCACCAAGCGGCAGGGCAAGCAGCTGCTCGCGCACCTCGGCGCACCCGCCCGGCTCTACGAGAAGGCGCCGACGGCCGACCTGCTCGACCTGAACCCCGGGCAGACCGACGAGGACAACCTGGGTCTGACGTACGCGGACATCGACGACTTCCTCGAGGGGAAGGACGTGGCGGACGAGGTCGCGGAGGCGCTGGAGGCGCGGTACCGCGCCACCGAGCACAAGCGTCAGCCGCCGGCGAGCATGTTCGACTCGTGGTGGGGCGAGGGAAGCTACAGCCGCTGA
- the msrA gene encoding peptide-methionine (S)-S-oxide reductase MsrA, whose amino-acid sequence MQTFVLAGGCFWCLDAVYRVLRGVQDVVSGYTGGTAVDPTYEEVCTGRTGHAEAVAVTFDPEVIPPGVILDVFFTLHDPRQLNRQGNDIGTQYRSAMFYDSEHQRELFEGARDRAAEYWDGGIVTTIEPLGPFYRAEEYHQDFFAKNPGQGYCLAVALPKVNKIRASYSDYVAA is encoded by the coding sequence ATGCAGACCTTCGTGCTGGCAGGCGGATGCTTCTGGTGCCTGGATGCCGTGTACCGCGTGCTCCGCGGCGTTCAGGATGTCGTGTCCGGGTACACCGGCGGGACGGCCGTCGACCCGACCTACGAGGAGGTCTGCACCGGCCGCACCGGTCATGCCGAGGCGGTCGCGGTGACGTTCGACCCCGAGGTCATCCCGCCCGGCGTCATCCTCGACGTGTTCTTCACGCTGCACGACCCGCGCCAGCTGAACCGCCAGGGCAACGACATCGGCACCCAGTACCGGTCGGCGATGTTCTACGACAGCGAGCATCAGCGCGAGCTGTTCGAGGGCGCGCGCGACCGCGCGGCGGAGTACTGGGACGGCGGCATCGTGACCACCATCGAGCCGCTCGGGCCGTTCTACCGAGCCGAGGAGTACCACCAGGACTTCTTCGCCAAGAACCCGGGGCAGGGCTACTGCCTCGCTGTCGCCCTCCCGAAGGTGAACAAGATCCGGGCCTCGTACTCGGACTACGTGGCGGCCTGA
- a CDS encoding single-stranded DNA-binding protein, translating into MSDTVAVRGFVATEPRHIVTEGGLPITSFRLVTTHRRYNRQASSWEDGESNWYTVSAFRRLALGAAASVAKGDPVLVAGRLCLREWTGEKQGMTVEIEAESIGHDLTWGRSRFTRAAGADPASDAAADAAASERADPSPPRPEGPPEGIPAAAP; encoded by the coding sequence ATGTCCGACACCGTCGCCGTCCGCGGCTTCGTCGCCACCGAGCCCCGTCACATCGTCACCGAAGGCGGCCTGCCGATCACGAGCTTCCGGCTCGTCACCACGCATCGCCGGTACAACCGCCAGGCGTCGTCGTGGGAGGACGGCGAGAGCAACTGGTACACCGTGAGCGCGTTCCGGCGTCTCGCGCTCGGCGCAGCAGCCTCCGTCGCCAAGGGCGACCCCGTGCTGGTCGCCGGCCGGCTGTGCCTGCGCGAATGGACGGGCGAGAAGCAGGGCATGACCGTCGAGATCGAGGCGGAGTCGATCGGACACGACCTCACCTGGGGCCGATCCCGGTTCACCCGGGCGGCCGGAGCCGATCCCGCCTCGGATGCCGCAGCGGATGCCGCAGCGTCGGAGCGGGCGGATCCTTCGCCCCCGCGTCCCGAGGGCCCTCCCGAGGGAATCCCAGCGGCGGCACCCTAA
- a CDS encoding DUF6993 domain-containing protein translates to MPDMPSSVIRRAGASALGLVAGLTIALALAGCTGSTPQATASHTATPAATSTATPTTAAGLVPGGTAQENLAYFNTVNQATLAANPNAQGRDFIDALVAAGFTKADMQVTVDTTTIGLKANSIQFSVRMGDSCLIGQNGADAGGYSSMVTPVLSTGSCLIGQTRPIDW, encoded by the coding sequence ATGCCGGATATGCCGTCTTCCGTGATCCGCCGGGCCGGTGCGTCCGCTCTCGGCCTGGTGGCCGGACTGACCATCGCCCTCGCCCTGGCCGGGTGCACCGGGTCCACGCCGCAGGCCACCGCATCCCACACCGCGACGCCGGCTGCTACGAGCACGGCGACGCCGACTACGGCGGCGGGGCTCGTGCCCGGCGGAACGGCGCAGGAGAACCTGGCGTACTTCAATACGGTCAACCAGGCGACGCTCGCCGCGAACCCGAATGCACAGGGCCGCGACTTCATCGACGCGCTCGTCGCGGCCGGCTTCACCAAGGCCGACATGCAGGTGACCGTCGACACCACGACCATCGGCCTGAAGGCGAACTCGATCCAGTTCTCGGTGCGGATGGGCGACAGCTGCCTGATCGGCCAGAACGGCGCCGACGCCGGCGGCTACTCCAGCATGGTGACGCCCGTGCTGTCCACCGGGAGCTGCCTCATCGGGCAGACCCGTCCGATCGACTGGTAG
- the ettA gene encoding energy-dependent translational throttle protein EttA, whose translation MAEYIYSMVRARKAVGDKVILDDVTMAFLPGAKIGVVGPNGAGKSTILKIMAGLDTPSNGDAKLSPGYTVGILMQEPELDESKTVLENVQEGVGEIKQKVDRFNEISGLLADPDADFDTLLAEMGTLQEQIDAADAWDLDSQLDQAMDALRCPPGDWPVHTLSGGEKRRVALCKLLLQKPDLLLLDEPTNHLDAESVLWLEQHLAKYHGAVLAVTHDRYFLDHVAEWIAEVDRGHLYPYEGNYSTYLEKKRERLEIQGKKDAKLAKRLSEELDWVRSNAKGRQAKSKARLARYEEMAAEAERTRKLDFEEIQIPPGPRLGQVVIDAKNLEKGFGDRKLIDGLTFTLPRNGIVGVIGPNGVGKTTLFKTIVGLEPLDGGDLKVGETVQISYVDQTRGGIDPNKNVWEVVSDGLDYIQVGKTEVPSRAYVSTFGFKGPDQQKKAGVLSGGERNRLNLALTLKQGGNLLLLDEPTNDLDVETLSSLENALLEFPGCAVVITHDRWFLDRIATHILAYEGTEENPADWYWFEGNFEAYEENKVDRLGPDAAKPHRSAYRKLTRD comes from the coding sequence GTGGCCGAATACATTTACTCGATGGTGCGCGCCCGCAAGGCGGTCGGCGACAAGGTGATCCTCGACGATGTCACGATGGCGTTCCTTCCGGGAGCGAAGATCGGTGTCGTCGGTCCCAACGGCGCCGGTAAGTCCACCATCCTGAAGATCATGGCCGGTCTGGACACGCCCTCCAACGGCGACGCCAAGCTCAGCCCCGGCTACACCGTCGGCATCCTGATGCAGGAGCCCGAGCTGGACGAGAGCAAGACCGTGCTCGAGAACGTCCAGGAGGGCGTCGGCGAGATCAAGCAGAAGGTCGACCGCTTCAACGAGATCTCCGGTCTGCTGGCCGACCCGGACGCCGACTTCGACACGCTCCTCGCCGAGATGGGCACGCTGCAGGAGCAGATCGACGCCGCCGACGCGTGGGACCTCGACTCCCAGCTCGACCAGGCGATGGACGCGCTCCGCTGCCCGCCGGGCGACTGGCCGGTACACACGCTGTCCGGTGGTGAGAAGCGCCGCGTGGCGCTCTGCAAGCTGCTGCTGCAGAAGCCCGACCTCCTGCTCCTCGACGAGCCCACCAACCACCTCGACGCCGAGAGCGTGCTCTGGCTCGAGCAGCACCTGGCCAAGTACCACGGCGCCGTCCTCGCCGTGACCCACGACCGGTACTTCCTCGACCACGTGGCCGAGTGGATCGCCGAGGTCGACCGCGGGCACCTGTACCCGTACGAGGGCAATTACTCGACCTACCTCGAGAAGAAGCGCGAGCGGCTCGAGATCCAGGGCAAGAAGGACGCGAAGCTGGCCAAGCGCCTCTCCGAGGAGCTCGACTGGGTGCGCAGCAACGCCAAGGGACGCCAGGCGAAGTCGAAGGCGCGTCTGGCGCGCTACGAGGAGATGGCGGCCGAGGCGGAGCGCACGAGGAAGCTCGACTTCGAGGAGATCCAGATCCCGCCGGGGCCGCGCCTCGGCCAGGTCGTGATCGACGCCAAGAACCTCGAGAAGGGCTTCGGCGACCGCAAGCTCATCGACGGCCTCACCTTCACGCTGCCCCGCAACGGCATCGTCGGCGTCATCGGCCCGAACGGCGTCGGAAAGACCACGCTGTTCAAGACGATCGTCGGGCTCGAGCCGCTCGACGGCGGCGACCTGAAGGTCGGCGAGACCGTGCAGATCTCCTACGTCGACCAGACCCGCGGTGGAATCGACCCCAACAAGAACGTCTGGGAGGTCGTGTCCGACGGGCTCGACTACATCCAGGTCGGCAAGACCGAGGTGCCGTCGCGCGCCTACGTCTCGACCTTCGGCTTCAAGGGTCCGGACCAGCAGAAGAAGGCCGGCGTGCTCTCGGGTGGTGAGCGCAACCGCCTCAACCTGGCGCTCACGCTGAAGCAGGGCGGTAACCTGCTGCTCCTCGACGAGCCGACCAACGACCTCGACGTCGAGACGCTCTCCAGCCTCGAGAACGCGCTGCTCGAGTTCCCCGGCTGCGCGGTGGTCATCACCCACGACCGGTGGTTCCTCGACCGGATCGCGACCCACATCCTCGCCTACGAGGGCACCGAGGAGAACCCGGCCGACTGGTACTGGTTCGAGGGCAACTTCGAGGCGTACGAGGAGAACAAGGTCGACCGCCTCGGCCCGGACGCCGCGAAGCCGCACCGGTCCGCGTACCGCAAGCTCACGCGCGACTGA
- a CDS encoding acyl-CoA thioesterase — translation MRLHVPIKLRWSDLDAYGHVNNAEMLRLLEEARIEAFWATDDTATDDGTPVDGTVGSGQAVGGSTAVLDGRPGADTLTLIARQEIEYLAPIPYLRQPLDVQLWLGRLGGASLEVCYEVWSPEGTEPKTLFTRAATTIVLVDATSQRPRRINERERDAWTPYLDEPVAFAKRT, via the coding sequence ATGCGACTGCACGTCCCGATCAAGCTCCGCTGGAGCGACCTCGACGCGTACGGCCACGTCAACAACGCCGAGATGCTGCGCCTCCTGGAGGAGGCGCGCATCGAGGCGTTCTGGGCGACCGACGACACCGCGACCGACGACGGGACGCCTGTCGACGGAACGGTCGGAAGCGGGCAGGCGGTCGGCGGGTCGACGGCGGTGCTCGACGGCCGCCCGGGAGCGGACACGCTCACGCTGATCGCACGGCAGGAGATCGAGTACCTCGCGCCCATCCCGTATCTGCGCCAGCCGCTCGACGTACAGCTGTGGCTCGGGCGGCTCGGGGGCGCGAGCCTCGAGGTCTGCTACGAGGTGTGGTCGCCGGAGGGCACGGAGCCGAAGACGCTGTTCACGCGTGCCGCCACGACGATCGTCCTGGTCGACGCGACCAGCCAGCGTCCCCGGCGGATCAACGAGCGCGAGCGGGACGCCTGGACCCCGTACCTCGACGAGCCGGTGGCGTTCGCCAAGCGGACGTAG
- a CDS encoding ubiquinol-cytochrome c reductase iron-sulfur subunit, producing the protein MNDHAPLTRRTLVTIGGASAGAVLLAACTPGGGQSANGAGTGDSGGSSSGGGGTAEVSLASIPVGGAVSATLAGKPIVVSQPSAGQVVAFSAVCTHQGCTVAPQGKEFDCPCHGSKFDATTGDVLNGPARDPLPKLKATVSGDSVTVSA; encoded by the coding sequence ATGAACGACCACGCACCGCTCACCCGCCGCACCCTCGTCACGATCGGCGGGGCCTCCGCCGGAGCGGTCCTGCTCGCCGCCTGCACGCCGGGAGGCGGCCAGAGTGCGAACGGGGCGGGCACCGGGGACTCCGGCGGTTCGTCCTCGGGGGGCGGGGGCACGGCCGAGGTCTCGCTCGCGTCCATCCCCGTCGGCGGGGCTGTGTCGGCGACGCTCGCAGGCAAGCCCATCGTCGTCTCGCAGCCGAGCGCCGGTCAGGTGGTGGCGTTCAGCGCCGTCTGCACGCACCAGGGCTGCACGGTCGCTCCGCAGGGCAAGGAGTTCGACTGCCCCTGCCACGGCTCGAAGTTCGATGCGACGACGGGCGATGTGCTCAACGGCCCGGCGCGCGACCCGCTGCCGAAGCTGAAGGCGACCGTGTCGGGCGACTCCGTCACCGTCTCCGCGTAG
- a CDS encoding sigma-70 family RNA polymerase sigma factor, producing the protein MNLSVGCIVYEMEVNMPEEDARLLRELHDQHAQAVWRYVVHLTGDRAMADDVVQETLLRAWRKPSVLDQSQQSARTWLFTVARNLVIDGRRSAAHRHEFGTDTLPEHPAPDSEADAVLDAWLVSDALAELSVEHRAVIVHAYYGGRSIAEIARELDIPEGTVKSRLHYGLRALRLALQERGVTER; encoded by the coding sequence ATGAACCTTTCCGTCGGCTGCATCGTGTACGAGATGGAGGTGAACATGCCGGAGGAGGACGCCCGCCTGCTGCGCGAGCTGCACGATCAGCACGCGCAGGCCGTCTGGCGGTACGTCGTGCACCTCACCGGCGACCGCGCGATGGCCGACGACGTGGTGCAGGAGACGCTGTTGCGCGCCTGGCGGAAGCCGTCGGTGCTCGATCAGTCGCAGCAGTCCGCGCGCACCTGGCTCTTCACCGTCGCCCGCAACCTCGTCATCGACGGCCGCCGGAGCGCTGCCCACCGGCACGAGTTCGGCACAGACACCCTCCCGGAGCACCCGGCGCCGGACAGCGAAGCGGACGCCGTCCTCGACGCCTGGCTGGTGTCGGACGCCCTGGCGGAACTGTCCGTCGAACACCGCGCGGTCATCGTGCACGCCTACTACGGCGGACGCTCGATCGCCGAGATCGCGCGCGAACTCGACATCCCGGAGGGCACGGTCAAGTCGCGCCTCCACTACGGCCTGCGCGCCCTGCGGCTCGCACTTCAGGAGAGAGGGGTGACGGAACGATGA
- a CDS encoding anti-sigma factor family protein codes for MTTHDEFATWDAAYVLGALSPTERRAFEAHLRECDRCSEAVAELAGMPGILSRVPREQAAALLEEPLSAPSTADRAAADGPGPDVLPSLLHRARRRRVRARWLVAGLSAAAAAIVVGFAAFALPAILQPASAPTASVVMKQVEPSPLTADLRLTSEPWGTRIDSDCRYARLAGDEGGHAWTYAMVVTDRSGAQHQISTWTAEEGTVATPVATTSIPIADIAAVDIRAAGGTVLLRSTFD; via the coding sequence ATGACCACGCACGACGAGTTCGCCACCTGGGACGCCGCGTACGTGCTCGGCGCGCTCTCACCGACGGAACGCCGCGCCTTCGAGGCGCACCTGCGCGAATGCGACCGGTGCTCGGAGGCCGTGGCGGAACTGGCGGGGATGCCCGGCATCCTGAGCCGCGTCCCGCGTGAGCAGGCCGCTGCCCTGCTGGAGGAGCCGCTTTCCGCTCCGAGCACGGCCGACCGGGCCGCCGCCGACGGCCCCGGGCCCGACGTGCTCCCGTCGCTGCTGCACCGGGCACGCCGTCGCCGCGTCCGCGCCCGCTGGCTGGTCGCCGGACTGTCGGCCGCGGCGGCAGCGATCGTGGTGGGTTTCGCCGCCTTCGCCCTTCCCGCGATCCTGCAGCCCGCCTCCGCGCCCACCGCATCCGTCGTCATGAAGCAGGTCGAGCCCAGCCCGCTCACCGCCGACCTCCGGCTGACGTCCGAACCCTGGGGCACGCGTATCGACTCCGACTGCCGCTATGCCCGTCTCGCGGGTGACGAAGGCGGTCACGCCTGGACGTACGCGATGGTCGTCACCGACCGCTCGGGCGCGCAGCACCAGATCTCGACCTGGACGGCCGAGGAGGGCACCGTCGCGACACCGGTCGCGACCACGAGCATCCCGATCGCCGACATCGCCGCGGTCGACATCCGCGCGGCGGGCGGAACGGTCCTGCTGCGGAGCACGTTCGACTGA
- a CDS encoding acyl-CoA thioesterase II, translating into MTEPLASLLTALDLTDTGARTSEDIFTGPSQWMPLGRVFGGQVLAQSIIAATRTVDDDRSIHSMHGYFLRPGDVNFPITFSVDRIHDGRSFSTRRTQAYQNGLPILSMIASYQTEDEGIEHQDAMPEGLPEPESLPSTATSLEDVRHPVAQYWASQRPFDMRHVTSPVYLSVEGDQVAHQAVWFRTIGDMPDDPALHRAALAYASDYTIMESIMRRHGIAWATPGLKAASLDHAMWWHRPARVDEWLLYVQESPTAGGGRGLSLGRIFSRDGRLVASVAQEATIRLPHAD; encoded by the coding sequence GTGACCGAGCCCCTGGCTTCCCTACTGACCGCGCTCGATCTCACCGACACCGGCGCCCGCACCAGTGAGGACATCTTCACCGGCCCGTCGCAGTGGATGCCGCTGGGCCGCGTGTTCGGCGGCCAGGTGCTCGCGCAGTCCATCATTGCGGCCACCCGAACGGTCGACGACGACCGCAGCATCCACTCGATGCACGGGTATTTCCTGCGTCCGGGCGACGTGAACTTCCCGATCACGTTCTCGGTCGACCGCATCCACGACGGCCGGTCCTTCTCTACCCGGCGCACGCAGGCCTACCAGAACGGCCTTCCCATCCTGTCGATGATCGCGTCGTACCAGACCGAGGACGAGGGCATCGAGCACCAGGATGCGATGCCCGAGGGCCTGCCGGAGCCGGAGAGCCTGCCGTCGACCGCCACCTCGCTGGAGGATGTGCGGCATCCTGTCGCGCAGTACTGGGCCAGCCAGCGCCCGTTCGACATGCGGCACGTCACCTCGCCGGTCTACCTGTCGGTCGAGGGCGACCAGGTCGCGCACCAGGCGGTCTGGTTCCGCACGATCGGCGACATGCCGGACGACCCTGCACTGCACCGCGCCGCGCTCGCCTACGCGAGCGACTACACGATCATGGAGTCGATCATGCGCCGGCACGGCATCGCCTGGGCGACCCCGGGGCTCAAAGCGGCGAGCCTCGACCACGCGATGTGGTGGCACCGGCCGGCGCGGGTGGACGAGTGGCTGCTGTACGTACAGGAGTCGCCCACCGCCGGCGGTGGGCGCGGGCTGTCGCTCGGACGCATCTTCTCGCGCGACGGGCGCCTCGTGGCGAGCGTTGCACAGGAGGCGACCATCCGGCTGCCCCACGCCGACTGA